TGATGCTGTGAAGTATTTCGGGGAGAATCCCAAGACAACCCCGCCCTCGGTGTTCTTCCCGGTGTTCGTGCGCTTTGTGAAGGCCTACAAGGTAACCCACagcttcctcctctttcttctcttcctcctcctcctcttctcttcatCCTCTT
This region of Ficedula albicollis isolate OC2 unplaced genomic scaffold, FicAlb1.5 N12376, whole genome shotgun sequence genomic DNA includes:
- the LOC101818633 gene encoding formin-like protein 2, which encodes MHDHNTMLKDFIQSNEGKLKKLQDDAKIAQDAFDDAVKYFGENPKTTPPSVFFPVFVRFVKAYKVTHSFLLFLLFLLLLFSSSS